The Candidatus Tanganyikabacteria bacterium region GGCGGCGCCGGGATCGATCTTGCCGAACGCCTTGGCGAGCATCGCCACGCTGGTCGGGCCGCAATTCCCGTTGCCGGCCGCATCCTCGCGGGAGTTGTACGCGCCGCGGTATTGGCTGATGAACCAGGCCTTCGGCGTCTGCTGGGCCCTAGCACCCGCCGCGTCCACGCCCCGCGGCGGCGCCGGCCGGGGGGCCGGGCCCGGCTGCGGTGCTGGCCGGGGATTCGGCTCAGGCTTCGGTTGTGGCCTGGGCCGGGGTTTCGGTTCCGGATCGAACCATTCCTCGACGGCCGCGTGCAACTGCGCGAGCAGGCCGGCGATGGAGTCGTAGGCCCGCTCATGGACCGGGACGCTCTCGCCGCGGACCAGGGCGGCGGCCTCGGCGGCCATCGCGTGGACCGGAAGCTGCACGGGCGCGGCCTGCGCCGGCGAGACCGGGGCCGCGGCCCAGGACCGGGGCGCCGTCGCCGTCGAATAAGGCACGTTAGAGGTTCTGATCAACCACGCTCACCCATCTTGACCAAGCCCCACGGATACCGAGCTATCGGCCGCCCGGTCTCCGAAACTGGTAAATGCCACACCAAGGTTGGGATAAGGATCGGTAAGGCATTCCGGCACTGGTAGGATTCTCGGATGGCCACCAGAACCGACACGCAGCTTCCCGCATCGCACGTAGCCGATCGCCACGCCATGATCCGCGTGGTGGGGGCGCGCGAGAACAATCTCAAGGACATCAGCCTCGACCTGCCCAAGCGCCGGCTGACGGTGTTCACCGGCGTTTCCGGCTCGGGCAAGAGTTCGCTGGTGTTCGCCACGATCGCCGCGGAGTCCCAGCGGCTCATCAACGAGACGTACAGCGCGTTCGTGCAGGGCTTCATGCCGACGCTCGCGCGTCCCGAGGTGGACGTGCTCGAAGGCCTCACGACCGCCATCATCGTCGACCAGGAGCGGATGGGCGGCGATCCGCGGTCCACCGTGGGCACCGCGACCGACGCCAGCGCGCTGCTCAGGATCCTCTTCAGCCGGCTGGGAAAGCCGCACATCGGCCCGCCCAGCGCTTTTTCGTTCAACGTGGCGTCGGTCAAGGCGAAGGGGGCGATCACGGTGGAGCGGGGCAGCAGCAAGACCGAGGCCGTGACTTTCTCGCGCACCGGCGGCATGTGCCCGCGGTGCGAGGGCCGCGGGTCGGTCTCCGACTTCGACCTCTCGCAACTCTACGACGACGCCTTGTCGCTCAACGAAGGGGCGCTGCGCATCCCCGGCTACAGCATGGAAGGCTGGTACGGCCGCATCTTCAGGGGCTGCGGCTTCTTCGACCCTGACAAGCCGATTCGCCAGTACACCAAGAAGGAGCTCGATGACCTGCTCCACAGGGAGCCGACGAAGATCAAGGTCGACGGCATCAACCTCACCTACGCTGGCCTGATCCCGACCATCCAGAAGTCGTTCCTCTCCAAGGACGAGGGTTCGATGCAGCCGCATATCCGCGCCTTCGTCGAGCGGGTCGTGACGTTCACCGTCTGCCCGGATTGCGGCGGTACGCGCCTCAACGAGGGGGCGCGGTCGTCGAAGATCGGGGGGATCAACATCGCCGACGCCTGCGCGATGCAGATCAGCGACCTGGCGGAATGGCTTCGCGGCCTTGCCGAGCCCGCGGTGGGGCCGCTCCTGACCACCCTGGGAGCGACGCTCGACTCCTTCGTCGAGATCGGGCTGGGCTACCTG contains the following coding sequences:
- a CDS encoding C39 family peptidase produces the protein MIRTSNVPYSTATAPRSWAAAPVSPAQAAPVQLPVHAMAAEAAALVRGESVPVHERAYDSIAGLLAQLHAAVEEWFDPEPKPRPRPQPKPEPNPRPAPQPGPAPRPAPPRGVDAAGARAQQTPKAWFISQYRGAYNSREDAAGNGNCGPTSVAMLAKAFGKIDPGAAGADAAIEDARRRVGESRSEYKGTSVAGLARGLESYGLDAKTMWSVNIPKLKAELAKGRLLICHVIPSYLNPNTRSTGHYTTVYAIRDGKVYLNDPARTAGPVVVSERAFMEGVRRRGTYAAISVGS